One window of the Shewanella cyperi genome contains the following:
- the rimK gene encoding 30S ribosomal protein S6--L-glutamate ligase → MRIAILSRNKNLYSTSRLVEAARKRDHEVLVIDPLTCYMNINMKSPSIHAKGEVLPKFDAVIPRIGASVTFYGTAVLRQFEMMGVQPLNESVAITRSRDKLRSLQLLSRKNIGLPVTGFASKPADVPDLLQMVGGAPCVIKLLEGTQGIGVVLAETRKAAESVIEAFMGLKANIMVQEYIAEAGGADIRCFVIGDKVIAAMKRQAIAGEFRSNLHRGGTATLVKLTPEERSTAVRAAKTMGLNVAGVDILRSMHGPLVMEVNSSPGLKGIEEATGIDVAGKIIGFIEAHQTHHNTKTRGTG, encoded by the coding sequence ATGCGAATTGCCATTCTATCCCGTAACAAAAACCTTTATTCCACCAGCCGCCTGGTGGAGGCAGCCCGGAAACGGGACCATGAGGTTCTGGTGATCGATCCCCTCACCTGCTACATGAACATCAATATGAAATCCCCCAGCATACATGCCAAGGGCGAGGTGTTGCCGAAGTTCGACGCCGTGATCCCGCGCATTGGTGCCTCGGTGACCTTCTACGGCACCGCCGTGCTGCGACAGTTTGAGATGATGGGGGTGCAACCCCTGAATGAATCCGTCGCCATCACCCGCTCCCGCGACAAGCTGCGTTCGTTGCAGCTTTTGTCACGTAAAAACATCGGCTTGCCGGTCACGGGCTTTGCCAGCAAGCCGGCGGACGTGCCGGATCTGCTGCAAATGGTGGGCGGCGCCCCCTGCGTCATTAAGTTGCTGGAGGGGACCCAAGGCATAGGCGTGGTGTTGGCCGAAACCCGCAAGGCGGCGGAAAGCGTGATCGAAGCCTTTATGGGCCTCAAGGCCAACATCATGGTGCAGGAATACATAGCCGAAGCCGGCGGGGCTGACATACGCTGCTTCGTGATTGGTGACAAGGTCATCGCCGCCATGAAACGCCAGGCCATCGCCGGGGAATTTCGCTCCAACCTGCATCGGGGCGGCACAGCCACCCTGGTCAAGTTGACGCCGGAGGAGCGCTCCACCGCCGTGCGGGCAGCCAAAACCATGGGATTGAACGTGGCCGGGGTTGACATACTGCGCTCCATGCACGGCCCCCTGGTGATGGAGGTGAATTCCTCACCCGGCCTCAAGGGCATAGAGGAGGCCACCGGCATAGACGTGGCCGGCAAGATCATCGGCTTTATCGAGGCCCATCAAACCCACCACAACACCAAAACCCGGGGCACCGGCTGA
- a CDS encoding sterol desaturase family protein: MGLETLVSHPEFLLLALAPVFFLFIALEWYLGDVRGRLPASARYRLPEVLCNLSLAGMHQGADLLAGLAIAKLYLWLFGWRLFDIDMNWQSFLLLLLAQDFCYYWFHRASHRVRWMWAAHVAHHSSENMNFSTAFRQSMLYPLAGMWMFWVPLVIIGFDPAWVVFSVLASLGFQFFVHTQLVGKLGWLEWLFNTPSHHRVHHGSNPQYIDKNYAGVLIIWDRFFGTFEPEVETVRYGITKPVNSFNPLKVTFGEASDMLREASAPDLSLKQRWRLLFAPPAAAVAENSATGAENGDSSEITAAADRG, translated from the coding sequence ATGGGCCTCGAAACTCTGGTATCCCACCCGGAATTTTTACTGCTGGCGCTGGCGCCGGTGTTCTTTCTCTTTATAGCCCTGGAGTGGTATCTGGGGGACGTTCGCGGCCGCCTGCCGGCCAGCGCCCGTTATCGCTTGCCGGAAGTGCTGTGCAACTTATCCCTGGCCGGTATGCACCAGGGGGCGGATCTGCTGGCCGGGCTCGCCATCGCCAAGCTGTACCTGTGGCTCTTTGGCTGGCGCTTGTTTGATATCGACATGAATTGGCAAAGCTTTTTACTGCTATTGCTGGCCCAGGATTTTTGCTACTACTGGTTTCACCGCGCCAGCCACAGGGTGCGCTGGATGTGGGCGGCCCACGTGGCCCATCACAGCTCGGAAAACATGAATTTTTCCACCGCCTTTCGCCAGAGCATGCTGTATCCGCTGGCGGGCATGTGGATGTTTTGGGTTCCCTTGGTGATCATAGGTTTCGATCCCGCCTGGGTGGTGTTTTCCGTGCTGGCGAGTCTGGGATTCCAGTTCTTTGTCCATACCCAACTGGTGGGTAAACTGGGCTGGCTTGAGTGGCTGTTCAATACCCCGTCCCACCACAGGGTGCACCATGGCAGCAATCCCCAGTACATAGACAAGAATTATGCCGGGGTGTTGATCATCTGGGACAGGTTTTTCGGCACCTTTGAGCCTGAAGTCGAAACCGTGCGCTATGGCATCACCAAGCCGGTGAACAGCTTCAATCCGCTTAAGGTTACCTTCGGTGAGGCCAGCGACATGCTGCGTGAGGCCAGTGCCCCGGATCTCAGCCTGAAGCAGCGCTGGCGTCTGCTGTTTGCGCCGCCCGCTGCCGCAGTCGCCGAGAACAGTGCCACAGGCGCTGAAAACGGTGACAGTTCTGAGATAACGGCTGCAGCAGACAGGGGCTGA
- a CDS encoding DUF2804 domain-containing protein: MTAAHTLVTHEQLDCLLSKGGKPRFGHFDLPPRSLGSGDFPLHNEMDKPVSRLGRHFSFKQFEFVAIHTPRYVLGLAIADIRYLGSGFCYLYDKSAAKLYQKQWLRPPVASYQLGESPWQGESAMGPVRFYRDQGLWRVLLDTDIQGRQVRAELELRPMPLSLPMALCSPTGYSGWTYTQKHNALAVGGSLSVNHEPQLLGRALAGYDFSAGYMRRETSWRWASINAWLGEHTLGLNLAAGVNETGSSENVLWLDGVRQHLSPVHFDFDRHAGEDGLWRIWSERSELELSFRPEACRKEKLNLGLLKSNFRQYLGHFDGWVVDTQGKKHQLKAVPGLTEDHFAKW; the protein is encoded by the coding sequence GTGACCGCAGCGCACACTTTGGTGACCCATGAACAACTGGATTGTCTGCTGAGCAAGGGCGGCAAGCCGCGCTTTGGCCATTTTGACCTGCCACCACGCAGCCTGGGCAGTGGAGACTTTCCACTGCACAACGAGATGGACAAACCAGTGTCGCGCCTGGGACGGCATTTCAGCTTCAAACAATTCGAATTTGTCGCCATCCATACCCCAAGATATGTGCTGGGACTGGCGATAGCCGATATTCGCTACCTTGGCAGCGGCTTTTGCTATCTCTATGACAAAAGCGCCGCCAAGCTGTACCAGAAGCAGTGGCTGCGGCCGCCGGTGGCAAGCTACCAGCTTGGCGAGTCGCCCTGGCAGGGAGAGAGCGCCATGGGGCCGGTGCGCTTTTACCGCGACCAGGGCCTGTGGCGGGTGCTTTTGGATACGGATATCCAGGGGCGGCAGGTGAGGGCCGAACTGGAGCTCAGGCCCATGCCCCTCAGTTTGCCCATGGCCCTGTGCAGCCCCACGGGCTACAGCGGCTGGACCTATACCCAGAAGCACAATGCCCTGGCAGTTGGCGGCAGCCTCAGTGTCAATCACGAACCCCAACTCCTGGGGCGGGCGCTGGCGGGATATGATTTTTCGGCGGGCTATATGCGCCGGGAAACCAGTTGGCGTTGGGCGTCCATTAACGCCTGGCTCGGTGAGCACACTTTGGGGCTCAATCTCGCGGCCGGGGTCAACGAAACCGGCTCCAGTGAAAACGTACTCTGGCTCGACGGTGTGCGTCAGCACCTGTCGCCGGTACACTTCGACTTTGATCGTCATGCCGGGGAGGACGGTTTATGGCGCATCTGGTCGGAGCGCAGTGAGCTGGAACTCAGTTTCCGCCCAGAAGCCTGTCGCAAGGAGAAACTCAATCTGGGGCTGCTGAAAAGCAACTTTCGTCAATATCTGGGCCATTTCGACGGCTGGGTGGTCGATACCCAGGGCAAGAAACATCAACTCAAGGCGGTGCCCGGACTCACGGAAGATCACTTCGCCAAATGGTAA
- a CDS encoding YajG family lipoprotein, with the protein MKATLPALLAAVLLAGCASQPSYIALSPELPAVKSVAVGQLLTLSTVDNRKANFIVRINEDGKAARLVAPGESPQAQIEDLLRQGLTKAGYQFGAGSDTSVEFQLEQLLTDVNEGTFGFEANSNLVISVMAFRRPGGGNEQQYFSKRYTARGTLKGPFSADFATLELELNKLITKLSADILNDSELHQFLTR; encoded by the coding sequence ATGAAAGCCACTCTTCCCGCCCTGCTCGCTGCCGTGCTGCTTGCCGGTTGTGCAAGTCAACCTTCTTACATAGCCCTGAGTCCGGAACTGCCGGCGGTCAAATCCGTGGCAGTGGGTCAGTTACTGACCCTGAGCACGGTTGACAACCGCAAGGCCAATTTTATTGTCCGCATCAACGAAGACGGCAAGGCCGCCAGACTGGTGGCCCCGGGTGAATCGCCCCAGGCCCAGATAGAGGACTTGCTGCGCCAGGGACTGACCAAGGCCGGCTATCAATTCGGGGCCGGCTCAGACACCAGCGTTGAGTTCCAGTTGGAGCAATTGCTGACCGATGTCAACGAAGGCACCTTCGGCTTCGAAGCCAACAGCAATCTGGTGATCAGCGTGATGGCCTTTCGCCGTCCCGGCGGCGGCAATGAGCAGCAGTATTTCAGCAAACGCTACACGGCCCGCGGCACCCTCAAGGGTCCCTTCAGTGCCGACTTCGCTACCCTTGAGCTGGAGCTGAACAAGCTGATCACCAAACTCAGTGCCGACATACTCAACGACTCTGAGCTGCATCAATTTTTAACCCGCTGA
- a CDS encoding peptidylprolyl isomerase — protein MKWILALWLAASAFVANAIDIQPDTLYPRVELDTSMGKIVVELDRTRAPITVDNFLTYVVKGEYDNTIFHRIIPDFVVQGGGLDLKLEEKKEDKPIVNESGNGLSNAFGTIAMARENEPHSATRQFYFNVADNTKLDPSKRRWGYAVFGEVVEGAEVLQAMAQVPTEDNAKLGWPDVPVTPVVLKRATLLPRP, from the coding sequence ATGAAATGGATACTCGCACTGTGGCTGGCTGCCTCAGCCTTTGTCGCCAATGCCATCGACATTCAACCGGACACCCTGTATCCCAGGGTTGAGCTGGACACCAGCATGGGCAAGATAGTGGTGGAACTTGACCGCACCCGCGCGCCTATCACAGTGGATAATTTCCTCACCTACGTGGTGAAGGGGGAGTATGACAACACCATTTTCCACCGCATCATCCCCGATTTCGTGGTCCAGGGCGGTGGTCTGGATCTTAAGCTGGAAGAGAAAAAAGAAGACAAGCCCATAGTCAATGAATCCGGCAACGGCCTGTCCAATGCCTTCGGCACCATAGCCATGGCACGGGAAAATGAACCCCATTCGGCCACCCGCCAGTTTTATTTCAACGTCGCGGATAACACCAAGCTGGATCCGTCCAAGCGCCGCTGGGGCTATGCCGTATTCGGTGAAGTGGTGGAAGGCGCCGAGGTGCTGCAGGCCATGGCACAGGTCCCCACAGAGGACAATGCCAAGCTGGGCTGGCCCGATGTGCCGGTGACTCCTGTGGTTCTCAAGCGCGCCACTTTGCTGCCCCGCCCATAA
- a CDS encoding AmpG family muropeptide MFS transporter yields the protein MFPVAHTWSRCRDALSVYRHKRVLVMLSLGFSAGLPLMLVFSTLSFWLREAGIDRTAIGYFSWIALAYAFKWLWSPLVDRMPLPLFSRWLGRRRGWMLFSQLILVSAIVGMSMSDPLTHLNHLVIFALLVAFSSATQDIVIDAFRIESAPENMQAALAAAYQLGYRSAMIVATAGALSIAAWVSPGDDSYHLANWQTAYLVMAVLMGIGIITTLLAKEPVTDTHQASDEELAMRARLSANCNPLMARAGAWLYRAVALPFIDFFRRFGWHALLILALISCYRISDIVMGIMANVFYVDMGFSKEEIAFISKVYGLIMTLVGSAFGGVLLARYGTMKILFLGALLVATTNLLFALQAMVGHNVPLLTFAISVDNFSAGIATAAFIAYLSGLTSSGYSATQYALLSSIMLLFPKFIAGFSGAWVDAYGYVNFFVSASLIGLPVLLLVWLVQKHGPQKRAGDETQVSNQDCA from the coding sequence ATGTTCCCCGTTGCCCACACCTGGTCCCGCTGTCGGGATGCCCTGTCCGTCTACCGCCACAAGCGGGTGCTCGTCATGTTGTCACTGGGCTTTTCCGCCGGTTTGCCGTTGATGTTGGTGTTCTCCACCCTGTCCTTCTGGCTCAGGGAAGCGGGCATAGACAGAACCGCCATAGGGTATTTCAGCTGGATTGCCCTGGCTTACGCCTTCAAATGGCTCTGGTCACCTTTGGTGGACAGAATGCCACTGCCGCTGTTTTCCCGTTGGCTTGGGCGCCGCCGCGGCTGGATGCTGTTCTCGCAACTTATCCTGGTGTCGGCCATCGTCGGCATGTCCATGAGCGATCCCCTGACACACCTCAATCATCTGGTAATCTTTGCCCTGCTGGTGGCTTTCTCCTCGGCCACCCAGGACATAGTGATAGATGCGTTTCGTATCGAATCGGCGCCGGAAAATATGCAGGCCGCCCTCGCCGCCGCCTACCAACTGGGCTACCGCAGCGCCATGATAGTGGCCACCGCCGGCGCGCTCAGCATAGCGGCCTGGGTCTCCCCCGGAGATGACAGCTACCATTTGGCCAACTGGCAAACCGCTTATCTGGTGATGGCGGTATTGATGGGCATCGGCATTATCACCACCCTGCTGGCAAAAGAGCCGGTGACCGACACCCATCAGGCCAGCGATGAGGAGCTGGCGATGCGCGCCCGCCTGAGCGCAAACTGCAATCCCCTGATGGCGCGGGCCGGTGCCTGGCTGTACCGAGCCGTGGCCCTGCCCTTTATCGACTTTTTCCGCCGCTTCGGCTGGCATGCATTGCTGATCCTGGCACTGATTTCCTGCTACCGGATCTCCGACATAGTCATGGGGATCATGGCCAACGTGTTCTACGTCGATATGGGCTTTTCCAAGGAGGAAATCGCCTTTATCAGCAAGGTATATGGGCTGATTATGACCCTGGTGGGTTCGGCCTTTGGCGGCGTGCTGCTGGCCCGCTACGGCACCATGAAAATCCTCTTCCTGGGTGCCCTGCTGGTGGCCACCACCAATCTGCTGTTTGCCCTGCAGGCAATGGTGGGCCATAACGTGCCCCTGCTGACCTTCGCCATTTCGGTGGACAACTTCAGTGCCGGCATCGCCACGGCGGCCTTTATCGCTTACCTGTCGGGACTGACCAGCTCGGGCTACAGCGCCACCCAATACGCGCTGCTGTCATCCATTATGCTGCTGTTTCCCAAGTTTATTGCCGGCTTTTCCGGCGCCTGGGTTGATGCCTATGGCTATGTGAATTTCTTTGTCAGCGCCAGTCTTATCGGCCTGCCGGTATTGCTGCTGGTGTGGCTGGTACAAAAACACGGCCCGCAGAAGCGGGCCGGGGATGAAACTCAAGTGAGCAACCAGGACTGTGCTTAA
- a CDS encoding YajQ family cyclic di-GMP-binding protein, which produces MPSFDIVSEVDAVELKNAVENTRREMDSRFDFRGVEYSVDFKDFVVILKSESDFQCKQMVDILRGQLAKRNVDAKAMDVEDKIVHTGKTFALNVKFKQGIEQDVAKKLVKLIKDSKVKVQAQIQGDSVRVTGKKRDDLQAIMALARGAELGQPFQFNNFRD; this is translated from the coding sequence ATGCCTTCATTTGATATCGTTTCCGAAGTAGATGCGGTGGAGCTGAAAAACGCCGTGGAAAACACCCGCCGTGAAATGGACAGTCGTTTTGACTTCCGTGGCGTCGAGTATTCAGTGGATTTCAAAGACTTCGTTGTGATTCTCAAGTCAGAGTCGGACTTCCAGTGCAAGCAGATGGTGGACATACTGCGGGGCCAGCTGGCCAAGCGCAATGTGGATGCCAAGGCAATGGATGTGGAAGACAAGATAGTGCACACAGGCAAGACCTTCGCCCTGAACGTCAAGTTCAAACAGGGCATTGAGCAGGATGTGGCCAAGAAGCTGGTCAAGCTTATCAAGGACAGCAAGGTCAAGGTTCAGGCGCAGATCCAGGGTGACTCGGTGCGGGTTACCGGCAAGAAGCGCGACGATTTGCAGGCCATCATGGCCCTGGCCCGTGGTGCCGAGTTGGGCCAGCCGTTTCAGTTCAACAACTTCCGCGATTAA
- a CDS encoding VanZ family protein: MNNSQTFFKWVLLLAVLVISYLVFSKPNYPQTIPNIDKVGHFGSFFLLAWLTQLAFRPNWPQLTLALGAYAGLIEAVQSRLPYRSASWGDMAADMAGVLAFYICLWLYQRYRRAAKLEQ; encoded by the coding sequence GTGAACAACAGCCAGACATTTTTCAAATGGGTCCTGCTGCTCGCCGTGCTGGTGATAAGCTACCTGGTTTTTTCCAAGCCCAACTACCCGCAAACCATCCCTAATATCGACAAGGTCGGCCATTTCGGCAGCTTTTTCCTGCTCGCCTGGCTGACCCAATTGGCGTTCAGACCCAATTGGCCGCAACTGACATTGGCACTTGGCGCCTATGCCGGCCTGATTGAAGCGGTGCAATCCCGTCTGCCCTACCGCAGCGCCTCCTGGGGCGACATGGCGGCCGATATGGCCGGCGTACTCGCCTTCTACATTTGTCTGTGGCTGTACCAGCGCTATCGCCGCGCCGCTAAGCTGGAGCAGTAA
- a CDS encoding 2-dehydropantoate 2-reductase yields the protein MADIAILGPGAIGQLLAHQLCGDKLLPDLLILIGREAQPQCHLQLRCADKKHSLKLPMLALSDVTPDALKGLRLLIVTLKAYQVEEALDSLLDKLPHNCQLLLLHNGMGPHKALQPKLGGRGLLLGTTSQGALRLGPFEVRQTGTGLTQYGHFCGPELDNDLRQRLLTVPGSEWCNDIETALWHKLAVNAAINPLTALERVNNGVLAEPRFAATISAIVDELLLVAGAEGIRLEREVLLERIYKVIELTAANFSSMYQDVTQGRRSEIDAINGFLLTLAERHGLTLPVNQELVNRINALSPKAAPTPR from the coding sequence TTGGCCGATATCGCCATCCTGGGCCCGGGGGCCATCGGCCAGCTATTGGCGCACCAGCTCTGTGGCGACAAGCTGTTGCCGGACCTGCTGATTCTGATAGGCCGCGAAGCTCAGCCCCAGTGCCATTTGCAGCTGCGTTGCGCCGACAAGAAACACTCCCTCAAGCTGCCCATGTTGGCCCTCTCAGATGTCACCCCGGACGCCCTCAAGGGACTGAGACTGCTGATAGTCACCCTCAAGGCATATCAGGTAGAAGAGGCCCTGGACAGTCTGCTCGACAAACTGCCCCATAATTGCCAGCTGCTGTTGCTTCACAACGGCATGGGCCCCCATAAGGCGCTGCAGCCAAAACTTGGCGGCCGAGGGCTGCTGCTGGGCACCACCAGCCAGGGCGCCCTGCGTTTGGGCCCCTTTGAGGTTAGGCAAACAGGCACAGGCCTGACCCAATATGGCCACTTCTGTGGCCCTGAGTTGGACAACGATCTCAGGCAAAGGCTGCTCACAGTGCCTGGCAGTGAATGGTGTAATGATATCGAAACCGCCCTGTGGCACAAACTGGCGGTCAATGCCGCCATCAATCCGCTGACGGCGCTGGAGCGGGTCAATAACGGCGTGCTGGCCGAACCTCGATTCGCCGCCACCATAAGCGCGATTGTCGATGAACTGCTGCTGGTGGCCGGTGCTGAAGGCATAAGGCTGGAGCGGGAAGTGCTGCTGGAGCGTATCTACAAGGTGATTGAACTGACCGCGGCCAACTTTTCCTCCATGTACCAGGATGTGACGCAAGGGCGGCGCAGCGAGATAGATGCCATCAACGGCTTTCTGCTCACCCTGGCCGAGCGCCATGGGCTGACGCTGCCGGTCAATCAGGAATTGGTTAACCGAATCAACGCCCTTAGCCCAAAGGCAGCTCCAACTCCCAGATAG
- a CDS encoding DUF2164 domain-containing protein has product MAKIEFPPEQKARLVAKLQSYLDRELEVELGQFDAEFMLDFIGREFGAYFYNQGLQDAQAMMLSRLETVSEAIWELELPLG; this is encoded by the coding sequence ATGGCAAAGATAGAGTTTCCGCCAGAGCAGAAGGCGCGGCTGGTGGCCAAGTTGCAAAGCTATCTGGACCGGGAGCTGGAGGTGGAGCTGGGCCAGTTTGATGCCGAATTTATGCTGGATTTTATCGGACGTGAGTTTGGTGCATATTTTTATAACCAGGGCCTGCAGGATGCCCAGGCCATGATGCTGTCGCGTTTGGAGACAGTATCCGAAGCTATCTGGGAGTTGGAGCTGCCTTTGGGCTAA
- a CDS encoding DMT family transporter, with translation MWVFLTLMAAFMQAWRNAFQSRLSREVGVVAVTLARFIFAAPLAGCYLAALYLWQPAPQPQVSSAVIGYVSGAALAQILATALMVRLFKLQNYAVGAGLAKSEALVAAILGMLFFGTQLSLLGWGGVLIGTAAVFLLSNKVSGSLSLGTLGLGLACGTSFALTSLWVREASLALALPFPHSAAWVLLAVILLQCLLLLAYLLLFQPHQLLALWQRWRLTLIISACSCLGSIGWFSAMSLTAVPYVKTLGQVEVFFMMLVSRFFLREPVKRAELLGLVLIALAAILVMWN, from the coding sequence ATGTGGGTATTTCTCACCCTGATGGCCGCCTTTATGCAGGCCTGGCGCAATGCCTTCCAAAGCCGGCTCAGCCGCGAGGTGGGGGTGGTGGCCGTGACCCTGGCACGTTTTATTTTTGCCGCGCCGCTGGCGGGCTGTTATCTCGCCGCCCTCTATCTTTGGCAACCTGCGCCCCAGCCCCAGGTTTCATCCGCAGTCATAGGCTATGTCTCCGGCGCGGCACTGGCGCAAATTCTTGCCACGGCGCTGATGGTGCGCCTGTTCAAGCTGCAAAACTATGCGGTCGGTGCGGGTCTTGCCAAGAGTGAGGCTTTGGTGGCCGCCATCCTTGGGATGTTGTTCTTCGGCACCCAACTGAGCTTGCTGGGTTGGGGCGGGGTACTTATAGGCACTGCGGCGGTATTTCTGCTCAGCAATAAAGTTAGCGGCAGCCTGTCTCTGGGCACCTTGGGCCTGGGTCTTGCCTGCGGCACCAGCTTTGCGCTGACCTCCCTGTGGGTGCGCGAGGCGAGCCTGGCGCTGGCCCTGCCATTTCCCCACAGTGCCGCCTGGGTGCTGCTGGCGGTGATCCTGCTGCAGTGTTTGTTGCTGCTGGCTTATCTGCTGCTGTTCCAGCCCCATCAATTGCTGGCCCTGTGGCAAAGGTGGCGCCTGACCCTAATCATCAGTGCCTGCAGTTGTTTGGGCTCCATTGGCTGGTTCAGTGCCATGTCGCTGACCGCCGTGCCCTATGTCAAAACCCTGGGGCAGGTGGAAGTGTTTTTCATGATGCTGGTGTCGCGCTTTTTTCTGCGTGAGCCGGTGAAACGTGCCGAGCTGCTGGGCTTGGTGCTGATCGCCCTGGCGGCGATTCTGGTGATGTGGAATTAA
- the kdsA gene encoding 3-deoxy-8-phosphooctulonate synthase → MSNKTIQLGNIAIANDKPFVLFGGMNVLESRDLAMSIAETYAEVTQKLGIPYVFKASFDKANRSSVNSYRGPGMEEGLKIFQEIKDTFKLPLITDVHEPYQCAPVAEVVDIIQLPAFLARQTDLVVAMAKTGAIINVKKPQFLAPHEMRHIIKKFNEAGNDKIILCERGSCFGYNNLVVDMLGMDEMKQSGYPVIFDATHALQRPGGREESAGGRRAQATELARSGMALGLAGLFIEAHPDPDNAKCDGPCALPLHQLEAYLTQMKAVDDLVKSFPALDTSK, encoded by the coding sequence ATGAGTAATAAAACTATCCAGCTGGGCAACATTGCCATAGCCAACGACAAGCCCTTTGTGCTCTTTGGTGGCATGAACGTGCTTGAGTCCCGGGATCTGGCCATGAGCATCGCCGAGACCTATGCCGAGGTGACCCAGAAGCTGGGGATCCCCTATGTGTTCAAGGCCTCCTTCGACAAGGCCAACCGCTCATCGGTCAATTCCTACCGTGGTCCCGGCATGGAAGAAGGGCTGAAAATCTTCCAGGAGATCAAGGATACCTTCAAGCTGCCGCTGATCACCGATGTGCATGAACCCTATCAGTGCGCCCCCGTGGCCGAAGTGGTGGACATCATCCAGCTGCCGGCCTTCCTGGCGCGGCAAACGGATCTGGTGGTGGCCATGGCCAAGACAGGCGCCATCATCAACGTCAAGAAGCCGCAGTTCCTGGCGCCACACGAGATGCGCCACATCATCAAGAAGTTCAACGAGGCCGGTAACGACAAGATCATTCTCTGTGAGCGCGGCAGCTGCTTTGGTTACAACAACCTGGTGGTGGACATGCTGGGCATGGATGAGATGAAGCAGAGTGGTTATCCGGTGATCTTCGATGCCACCCACGCGCTGCAGCGTCCGGGCGGTCGTGAAGAGTCCGCCGGTGGTCGCCGTGCCCAGGCCACCGAGCTGGCCCGCTCAGGTATGGCGCTGGGTCTGGCGGGACTGTTTATCGAGGCCCATCCGGATCCGGACAATGCCAAGTGTGACGGCCCCTGCGCCCTGCCGCTGCACCAGCTGGAAGCCTACCTGACCCAGATGAAGGCGGTGGACGATTTGGTGAAATCTTTTCCAGCTCTGGATACCAGTAAATAA
- a CDS encoding DUF819 family protein, whose protein sequence is MTGTALVTNDATGLGILAAILGFVFYTNSSAHPFWQKFYRYIPALLLCYFLPSLLNTFGVIDGEKSQLYFVASRYLLPACLVLLILSVDLKAIMGLGPKAVIMFLTGTLGIVIGGPIALLVVSAFDPSLTAEQGPDAVWRGMTTLAGSWIGGGANQAAMKEVYEVGGNIFSVMVTVDVLVANVWMAVLLFMASKAKDIDAKTGADTRAIETLKAKVEQYHAENARIASTRDLMLMVAVGFGVTGLAHLAADFLGPWFTVNYPWTEDYSLTSKFFWLVVLVTTIGLALSFSPVRHLEAAGASKVASAFLYVLVATIGLHMDVSKVLDTPIYFLVGITWMLVHAGFMLLVAKLIRAPLFYMAVGSQANVGGAASAPVVAAAFHPALAPVGVLLAVFGYALGTYMAWLCGQILQIVG, encoded by the coding sequence ATGACAGGTACCGCCTTGGTCACCAATGATGCCACCGGACTCGGTATACTTGCCGCCATTCTCGGTTTTGTGTTTTACACCAACAGCAGCGCCCATCCCTTCTGGCAAAAGTTTTATCGCTACATCCCGGCACTGTTGCTGTGTTATTTCCTGCCATCCCTGCTCAATACCTTTGGCGTGATAGATGGTGAGAAAAGCCAGCTGTATTTTGTGGCCTCCCGCTACCTGCTGCCGGCCTGTCTGGTGCTGCTGATCCTGAGCGTGGATCTCAAGGCCATCATGGGGCTGGGGCCCAAGGCGGTGATCATGTTCCTCACCGGCACCCTGGGGATAGTCATAGGTGGTCCCATTGCCTTGCTGGTGGTCTCTGCCTTTGATCCGTCCCTTACCGCTGAGCAGGGGCCAGACGCCGTTTGGCGTGGCATGACCACACTGGCGGGCAGCTGGATTGGTGGCGGCGCCAACCAGGCGGCCATGAAGGAAGTCTACGAAGTGGGCGGCAACATTTTCTCCGTGATGGTGACTGTGGACGTGTTGGTGGCCAACGTCTGGATGGCTGTGCTGCTGTTTATGGCCTCCAAGGCCAAGGATATTGATGCCAAAACCGGTGCCGACACCCGTGCCATTGAGACCCTCAAGGCCAAGGTGGAACAATACCATGCCGAGAACGCCCGCATTGCCAGCACCCGCGATCTGATGCTGATGGTGGCCGTGGGCTTTGGCGTGACAGGCCTGGCGCACCTGGCGGCCGATTTCCTCGGCCCCTGGTTTACCGTTAATTACCCCTGGACCGAAGACTACAGCCTGACCTCGAAATTTTTCTGGCTGGTGGTGTTGGTGACCACCATAGGCTTGGCGCTGTCCTTCAGTCCGGTGCGTCATCTTGAAGCCGCCGGTGCCTCCAAGGTCGCTTCGGCCTTCCTTTATGTGCTGGTGGCCACCATAGGCCTGCACATGGATGTCAGCAAGGTGCTCGATACCCCGATTTACTTCCTGGTGGGCATCACCTGGATGCTGGTGCATGCCGGCTTTATGTTGCTGGTGGCCAAGCTTATCCGCGCACCGCTGTTTTACATGGCGGTGGGCAGTCAGGCCAATGTCGGCGGCGCCGCATCGGCCCCCGTGGTAGCCGCGGCCTTCCATCCGGCGCTCGCGCCCGTGGGGGTGTTGTTGGCGGTCTTTGGCTATGCTTTAGGCACTTATATGGCCTGGCTCTGCGGTCAGATTTTGCAGATAGTAGGTTGA